One genomic segment of Chryseobacterium phocaeense includes these proteins:
- the rpmC gene encoding 50S ribosomal protein L29, which yields MKQADIKNLSAGDIQAKLDELKAQYSKLKLAHKISPIENPIQIRDLRRTIARLNTELTTKQQ from the coding sequence ATGAAACAAGCTGATATTAAAAATTTAAGCGCGGGAGATATTCAGGCAAAACTTGATGAACTGAAAGCTCAATATTCAAAATTGAAATTGGCTCACAAGATCAGCCCAATTGAAAACCCGATCCAAATCAGAGATTTGAGAAGAACAATCGCTAGATTAAACACTGAGTTAACCACTAAACAACAATAA
- the rpsQ gene encoding 30S ribosomal protein S17, translated as MMERNLRKERIGIVSSNKMEKTIVVSETTRVKHPMYGKFVLKTKKYTAHDENNECTEGDTVLIQETRPLSKSKRWRLVRIIEKAK; from the coding sequence ATTATGGAAAGAAACTTAAGAAAAGAAAGAATCGGAATAGTTTCCAGCAATAAAATGGAAAAGACCATTGTTGTAAGTGAGACTACGAGAGTGAAACACCCGATGTACGGTAAATTCGTATTAAAAACGAAAAAATATACTGCACACGACGAGAACAACGAATGCACAGAAGGTGATACAGTTCTTATCCAGGAAACTAGACCTTTGAGCAAGAGCAAGAGATGGAGATTAGTAAGAATCATTGAAAAAGCTAAGTAA
- the rplN gene encoding 50S ribosomal protein L14, whose product MLQTESRLKVADNTGAKEVLVIRVLGGTRRRYASVGDKIVVTIKDSTPSGNAKKGQVSKAVVVRTKKAVRRKDGSYIKFEDNACVLLNAAGEMRGTRVFGPVARELRDKEYMKIISLAPEVL is encoded by the coding sequence ATGTTACAAACAGAATCAAGATTAAAAGTTGCTGATAACACAGGTGCAAAAGAAGTACTGGTTATCAGAGTTCTGGGAGGAACCAGAAGAAGATATGCTTCAGTTGGTGATAAAATCGTTGTTACTATCAAGGATTCTACACCATCAGGAAATGCTAAAAAAGGTCAGGTATCTAAAGCTGTAGTAGTAAGAACTAAAAAAGCGGTTAGAAGAAAAGATGGTTCATACATCAAATTCGAAGACAATGCTTGTGTATTGCTAAACGCAGCGGGAGAAATGAGAGGAACACGTGTTTTCGGACCGGTTGCTCGTGAGTTGAGAGACAAAGAA